The genomic interval AGTAAACCAAAAAGATGAAAATGGACAAAAACAAATACGACAAGATCAAAATTAAGAATGGTAAGGTGATATAATACAAGTCAATATCAGTATCTAGTAATAATTCATATCCTGTTATAAAGTAAAATAAGGTTGATCCAACGATGATGGCCCATACAGCTACAATGACAATGAAAAAAATTTTCCAGAATTTATCCATCAATTTAGTCTTTCACCAAATATCTTGTCTTTCCACATCGTAATATTTAGTAAATCTTTAAAAGAAAATGGATTATTTTCTTCAACTTCCACATTCATTTTTAGTTGAGCACTATTTCCATTTACATCCATGGCTTCTACTTGGAGATTGCTTATAGGTGGCAATACCTTAAGCAATGCTCTGTATTTATTATCAAATGCTTTGGCCAAAACTGCGGTTTTACTATCATTACCTACGCTATAATTTACTTCTTGACGGACCAACGGTGAGTCATCAATTATTTCTAGGTAAAGTATGTTTGTTCCTTCGTGTAGTTTATTTGTGTCTAGCATAATTTTTGGAGGAAAAGTGTCACTTTTATTCAACACATATTTACAACATCGTGTATCCTTCATGTAAGGAGATGGGATGGATGGAAGCATCCATTGAGCGTAAGCAGTAACACAATTGTAATAAAGTAATAGAATCAAAAACAATGGAATGGTAATAAATAATAGAACGGTATCATTTTTCATCTACTTTGCTTACACTAATAGTCGCCTCCTAAATAAATCTTAATCAATATCGGCTGGGAAAATAAATAATATTGTCAAGGATCTAGTCATCTAAGCATTATTTCGTAATTTTGAATTGATTTCTTATAAAACAATGTAAGTATTTAATTATCTATGATAGACCTTGTATTTTATGAACCTGGATGTGAAACAGGAACTAAAGAATTTAGGGTATGAATTTAAAGCAGAGGGAGAGGACATTATCGTAGCAAAGTTTTCATCTATTACTGAAGCAGAGAGAAATGATATTACATTTTGTTATTATGAAGAAAATAAAGCGATTGAATATATCTCCAAATCTAACGCTGGAATAATACTTTGTAAGGATTCGATAGAGGGTAAGATTCATCCCAAAACAGGACAACAATTCTATTTTCTGCAAAACCCTAGACTTGCTTTTATTCAAATAATGAGAGGTATAGTAGATAAAAATTCAATTGATAGGGAAATCTCAACTAAGGCTACAATAGATGAGATGGCAATAATCGGTAAGAATTGTTTAATACATCAGTTTGCCACAATCGGAAAAAATTGTGTTATTGGAGATAACTGTGTAATTGGGAAAAGAGTAAGCATGGAAAATTGCATTATAGGGAACAATTGTAATATTCAGACAGGTACAGTAATAGGAGAAGATGGATTCGCATATGAGAGATTGCCAGCAGAAAAACTAGAACATTTTCCGCATTTAGGTAAAGTAATCATAGAAAATGATGTAGATATTTATGCCAATTGTTCTATTGCGAGAGGCTCTATGACAGACACCGTAATTGGGGAAGGAACCAAAATAGATGCTCTTGTTCATGTAGCTCACAACGTAAAGATAGGGAAATCTTGTGAATTAACTGCGGGAACTATTATTGGAGGTAGCACCACCATCGGCAATTCAACTTGGACTGGTCTTAACTCGACCCTGAAAGATAACATCCATGTTGGAAATAATGTAATTGTAGGGGCAGGTGCCATGGTAATTAATAATATACAAGACATGGATGTCGTGGCAGGTGTTCCGGCCAAATCTATAAAGAGTAAGATTAGAACAAACCTAACTTTCTTAATGGCTGGTCAAAAAGAGTAATAGAACAGAAATTAAAGAAACTAATTTATGTTTATTTATTTTTTAGTAGGCTAAACAGAGTAAGACCACGTATTAATATTTACTAATCTATTATTGTCTTTAAGTTAACGGATAATTCTCAAAAAAAATTGAAGTGCTTCAATAAATAAAAAGTTAAACACAAGAATGTTACTTCAAGATTTTAGTGAATTACGTTATTTCAATTTAAATTCAATAACATGATTCGGAATTGCAGAATCCAAATCTTCCTTAGCGTTTGTTTCTCTTAAGTATAGATCATCTGCAAAAGTAGCCTTCATTATCTCAAACGCTTCCATATTTTGAATTCTGTTATCTAATCTTGATTGGAATGCTCTATATTCAGAAAGACCTTTAACAGCCTCGGTACTTAAGAATTGCTTTGAGTGTTGAGACCCATACAGATTCAACAAACTAATCTTTTTCTCAATTACATCTGTTATATCATAATACATTGTTGGAAAAAAATTACGTGTTGAAGGATTTTCAAATCCGAAAATGGTCGGGGTAAATCTTCCAGCCTCCATGGTAGCTTCAGCAATAGCCCTATGATCGTGATGATTG from Candidatus Nitrosocosmicus hydrocola carries:
- a CDS encoding PIG-L deacetylase family protein gives rise to the protein MNILAIGAHPDDIELGCGGTLLKVAQKGHFVYMYTVTRGGASGKVIRRSNELVNSAKSIGATTLWIDDYEDSRVYLTKELVNSIEFFIRKSKADVIYTHPLRDNHHDHRAIAEATMEAGRFTPTIFGFENPSTRNFFPTMYYDITDVIEKKISLLNLYGSQHSKQFLSTEAVKGLSEYRAFQSRLDNRIQNMEAFEIMKATFADDLYLRETNAKEDLDSAIPNHVIEFKLK
- a CDS encoding UDP-3-O-(3-hydroxymyristoyl)glucosamine N-acyltransferase, with the translated sequence MKQELKNLGYEFKAEGEDIIVAKFSSITEAERNDITFCYYEENKAIEYISKSNAGIILCKDSIEGKIHPKTGQQFYFLQNPRLAFIQIMRGIVDKNSIDREISTKATIDEMAIIGKNCLIHQFATIGKNCVIGDNCVIGKRVSMENCIIGNNCNIQTGTVIGEDGFAYERLPAEKLEHFPHLGKVIIENDVDIYANCSIARGSMTDTVIGEGTKIDALVHVAHNVKIGKSCELTAGTIIGGSTTIGNSTWTGLNSTLKDNIHVGNNVIVGAGAMVINNIQDMDVVAGVPAKSIKSKIRTNLTFLMAGQKE